Proteins from one Suncus etruscus isolate mSunEtr1 chromosome 3, mSunEtr1.pri.cur, whole genome shotgun sequence genomic window:
- the DCAF4 gene encoding DDB1- and CUL4-associated factor 4, which translates to MAGTQPSTANLCHYFSRCDTEAQDPGPSGVDNDTEGPSTSSGTTGRSSAPDLPGFYFDPEKNRYFRLLPGHNNCNPLTKDSIWLKSMESRRLQLLEAEDRQTKKIARTGCNASSLLHRRKLGILNVNSYCRLAHELRVSCMQRRRVTIQRVDSSAMASNRFNFILANSTYDQLFTVNDVQMGGSKYGIINLQGLQATQPVVHMHENLYFTNRKVNSVCWASLNHPDSHILLCLLGFAETPGCATLLPASLFVNSNTAGDRPGMLCSFRIPGAWSCAWSLNTQASNCFSTGLSRRILVTNVVTGHRQAYRTSSDVLAQRFAVQAPLLFNGCRSGEIFAIDLRARNKSKGWKATSLFHDVAVTSVYVFKDEQYLMASDMAGQIKLWDLRTTRCLRQYEGHVNEYARLPLHVHEEEGLVMAVGLDCYTRFWSLHDAQLLRTIPSPQPATKPDIPSVAFSSHLGGSQGSPGLLMALHRDLYYFSYS; encoded by the exons ATGGCCGGGACCCAGCCTTCCACTGCCAACTTGTGTCACTATTTTAGCAGGTGTGATACAGAGGCTCAGGACCCTGGGCCCAGTGGTGTTGATAATGACACTGAGGGTCCCTCGACTTCATCGGGCACAACTGGGCGCTCTTCTGCTCCAG ACCTGCCCGGATTTTACTTCGATCCTGAGAAGAACCGCTATTTCCGTTTGCTCCCTGGTCATAACAACTGCAACCCCCTCACCAAAGACAGCATCTGGCTGAAGAGCATGGAGAGCCGGAGGCTGCAGCTGCTGGAGGCAGAGGACAGGCAGACGAAG aaAATAGCCAGAACAGGCTGTAATGCCTCTTCCTTGCTACACAGAAGAAAGCTGGGTATTCTCAATGTTAACAGCTATTGCCG ATTAGCCCATGAGTTGCGGGTGAGCTGCATGCAGAGGAGGAGGGTCACCATTCAACGCGTAGATTCTTCTGCTATGGCAAGCAACCGATTTAACTTCATTTTG GCAAACTCCACCTATGACCAGCTCTTCACAGTGAACGACGTCCAGATGGGTGGCTCCAAATACGGCATCATCAACCTGCAGGGTCTGCAGGCCACCCAGCCTGTGGTGCACATGCACGAAAACCTCTACTTCACCAACCGGAAG GTGAATTCTGTGTGCTGGGCCTCGCTGAACCACCCGGATTCCCACATCTT GCTGTGCCTCCTGGGGTTTGCAGAGACACCGGGCTGTGCCACCCTGCTTCCAGCTTCGCTGTTTGTCAACAGTAACACAG CAGGAGACCGGCCTGGCATGCTCTGCAGCTTCCGGATCCCCGGGGCCTGGTCCTGTGCGTGGTCCCTCAACACGCAGGCCAGCAACTGCTTCAGCACAG GCTTGTCTCGGCGGATCTTGGTGACCAATGTGGTGACAGGCCACCGGCAGGCATATAGGACCAGCAGTGACGTCCTGGCTCAGCGTTTTGCAGTCCAG GCTCCTTTGCTGTTTAATGGCTGTCGTTCCGGGGAGATCTTTGCCATTGATCTGCGTGCTCGAAATAAGAGCAAAGGCTGGAAGGCCACCAGCCTCTTCCACGACGTGGCAGTGACGTCAGTGTACGTCTTCAAGGACGAGCAATACCTGATGGCATCCGACATGGCAGGACAG ATCAAGCTTTGGGACCTGAGGACCACCCGGTGCCTGCGGCAGTACGAGGGTCATGTGAACGAGTATGCCCGCCTGCCCCTGCACGTGCACGAAGAAGAGGGCTTGGTGATGGCAG TGGGCCTGGATTGCTATACAAGATTCTGGAGCCTGCATGATGCCCAGCTGCTGAGAACCATCCCCTCCCCGCAGCCCGCCACCAAGCCCGACATTCCTAGCGTGGCCTTCTCGTCTCACCTCGGGGGCTCCCAGGGATCGCCGGGATTGCTCATGGCCCTCCATAGGGACCTTTATTACTTCTCTTACAGCTGA